GCACCGTGCGGACCCACGTACAGTCCGCCTCGTCGGTCAGCGGTCCGGCCCCGACGGCGTAGACGAAGACGGGTACGCCGAGCTCCTGGGCGGTGCGGGCCAGTCGCAGATAGCGGCGCGCCTCGGTGTCGTAGAGGATCCCGCCACCGCCGAGCACGAGCACGTTCAGCCGGCGCAGATGGTCCGAGATGCCCTCCCGGCACACCCCCTCCCAGCCGACGACCTCGACGTCCGGATGCGCGCCCCGGGTGTGAGCCGGATTGCGGGAGAAGACGACGAAGCGCGCGTCCGGCCGCCCGGCCCGTACCCGGTCCAGCAGGGCCGTGAGGATCGCCTCGTCACCCACGTTGCGGCCCCCGTAGGAGCCCAGTACGCCCACGACCACACCGCCAGTGCTGTTCATGACCGCTCCCTCACGACGTTTCATCAGAAGTGCTCCCACGATGCGAGTGCGGGAAGCGGCCGTGCGCCGCATGGCCCTTCTCGGTGCTTTCGTACCAGATTGCCGGTAAACGGGCGCGGGCGCCGGGCGTCACCCGGCAGCCGGATCCCGCGCCACGTCCGTCAGCCCGGGGGAGCGGGCGGTTCGCGCGCCTTCGCCCGTCCGCCGGTCGCGTGACATCGTGGCGTGCATGGCCACTGGAGTGGATCTGGCCGTGCTGGTCGGGCTGCAGGCTTCCGGGAAGTCCACCTTCTACGAGCGGTGTCTGTCCGACCGGTACGCGCTGGTCAGCAAGGACCTGTTCCCGCGGGGCGCCAGGAACAGGCAGCAGCGGCAGATGCGGCTCGTCGCCGAGCACCTCGCGGTCGGCAGGCCGGTGGCGGTGGACAACACCAATCCGTCGCCGGCGGAGTGGGGCCCGCTGGTGGAGGCGGCCCACGCCCACGGGGCGACGGCGACCGCGTACTGGTTCCCGCCGGACGTGACCGGCTCGCTGCGCCGCAACGCGGCCCGCGAGGGCCGGGAGCGCGTCCCGGACGTCGGCGTCCTGGCCACGCTGAAGCGCCTGCGCGAGCCGACGGCGGCGGACGGATTCGACGCGGTGCGCGAGGTGCGGTTCGACGGCCGCGGGGGCTTCGAGGTGCGCCGCTGATGCACGAGGAGGCTTGTTGCTGGTGCGCGGCTGGTGCACGAGGGGGCTTCGTCCGGGCGCGCGGGCGGGACACGGGCGGGGACACCGCCGGGATGTGTGCCGAGCGCGGTGTGCCGGGGTACGCGGGAGCTGTTCAGGGAGCACGGACATGGCACATGGCACCGACATCACCACCACCCTGACCCGGCCGCGGCGCGAGACGGAACGGATCCTCACGGAGACCCTGCGGCTCCCGACCGGCGACCCGGGACGCAGGACCTGCCTGAAGCGCGCAGCCGTCGCCCTGGCCTGCGACATGGCCGTGGCCGACCGCCGGCTGCACAGCACCGTGCGCCGGTATGTGCCCGGCGGCGACCTGCTCGTACGGCAGCAGGCGACGGACCTGGTCCGCGCCGAGGAGACGATGAAGGACCTCGAGTACACCGACACCGGCAGCGGCCCGTTCGAACCACTCGTCCGGCACCTCATCATCACGGTCCACCGGCACGGCGAGCAGTTCGAGAGCGCCGTCCTGCCAGGGCTGCGCTCGGCGGCGCCGCCCGAGGCACTGGCCCGGCTCGCGGACGCGGTGCACGAGGTCGAGGCGGAGGCCGCCGCGCTGCGCGACGAGGTCGAGCACTCACCCCGCCCGGACGTCATCGACCGGCTGCAGGCCGCTCTCGCCCCGGAGGGCGCCCGCACGTCGGCGTTCCGGCAGGCCGAGCAGCTCGACCGGTTCCTCACCGGCGAGGAGGAACAGACGGACCTGTGAGGGCGCGGCACGGGCACCGCCGGGCGCCGCGGCCCTCACCCGGAGCTGCCGGGAACGGCGAGCTCCCGGCCACGGTAGAAGCCCTCCCGCTCCTCCACGACGTACGGCGCCATGGCGGCACGCCGCTGTTCCTCCGGTTCGGAGGCGCGCCACGCGTCGCACGACTCCTGGGAGTCCCAGAACGACACCCCGGTGATCTCCTGGCCGTCCTCGGACCAGTAGGCGTAGGCGCGGCGCATCCCCTGCGGATGGGCGCCCGGCCGCCACGCCTTCTCGAAGTCCTCCAGGGTGCCCGGCCGAATGCGGCGAGTCGTCACCCAGACGAAGTGCTCCTCCATCGCGGCCTCCTCCGTTACGGCGGCTCGGCTCGTCGGTGCCCCTTCGACCACCGTAGGTGCACGGCCCGGATCCCGCCGGGCGGCGACCGGGTGCACCTGTGTGCTCCCGGGTGTGGCGGAGATCCCGGTACGCCGGGACGGGGACATGATGGAGACACACACATGTGTCCCGCGAGGAGGAGTACGGCATGTCCGGGTCGGGCACAGGGGGCTCCGCGGGCGTTGCGGGCGGCAAGGCCCGGTTCGACGACATCTACGACCGGCCGGATCCCCGGACGTACTTCCGGCGGCTCGCCCCGCTGGAGTACGAGATCCCGCACCACGCCCAGCCGGTCTTCCGCCGCGCCGCCGCCGAACGGGCGGCACTCGACGACGGCCACCCCGGCAGGCCGGCCGTGCTGGACGTGTGCTGCTCGTACGGCATCAACGCCGCGCTCCTCAACCACGACATCACCCTGGCCGACCTGTACGAGCGGTACGTCTCGCCCGACCGCCAGGAGCTGTCCACGGCCCGGCTCGCCGAGCAGGACAGGGAGTTCTACGCCGCGCGGCGCCGGCCCGACGCGGTGCCGGTGTTCGGCCTGGACGTCGCCGCCCCCGCCGTGCGGTACGCACTCGAGGTGGGTCTGCTGGACGCCGCCTTCACCGACGACCTGGAACAGGGTCCGCCCGGCCCCGCGCTGAGACGCGCCCTGGCCGACGTCGGCCTCATCACGCTGACCGGCGGAGGCAGCTATGTCACCGCCCGCACCTTCACCGCGCTGCTGGACGGCGCCCGGCGACCGGTCTGGGTCAGCGCGTTCGTACTGCGCACGGTGTCGTACCAGCCGATCGTCGACGCCCTGGCCGCGCGCGGACTGCACACCACGCTCGACGCCACCCGCACGTACCCCCAGCGGCGCTTCACCGACGAACGGGAACGGGAGTACGCGATCACGGCGGTACGGGCGCTGGGCCACGACCCCGCCGGACGGGAGGACCGCGGCCGTTTCCACAGCCTGCACTACGAGTCCCGGCCCGGTACACCATGAGAACCCGAGGCGGCTCCTCCGGCGGGGAGCGTCCGCGGGCCCGGACACACCCGGCGTGCGCAGGTGGCGTGCGGGCCGGGAACTCTGAATGGACACTGGAGTCAGTCAGAGCGGCGGCTGCCGGGTACGAGACCAGGGCGCGATGGCCATGAACCAGGACACGACACACTCACCGGACGCGGCGGACCTCGTCTCCACGCCTTCCGTGTTCGGCGCTCCCTGCTGGGTGAGTCTCGGCAGCCGCGCCCTGGAGGTGACGCAGGACTTCTACGGGGCCGTCATGGGCTGGCGGTGGCGCCCGGCCCGACTGGGCGACCGGTTCCGCACCGCGTTGGCGGGCGACGTGCCCGTCGCGGGGATCGCGGAGGTCGCCGGCATGTGGCAGATGGCCGTGGCCTGGACGCCGTACTTCGCGGTGACGAACGCCGACCAGGCGGTGTCCCGCGTGCGCGAGCGCAGCGGGACCGTGGCGGTGGGGCCGATCTCCTTCCCGCCCGGAAGAGCGGCGCTGGTCGCGGACCGCGACGGGGCCACGTTCGGGGTCTGGCAGGGCCGGCTCGTCACCGAGTGGGAGGCATGGCGGCAGGCGGGATCCACGTTCATCACCCTGCACACCCGCGACGCCTTCGACGCCGCCATCTTCTACGGCCAGGTCCTCGACTGGGCGTCGGGCATCCCCGGCTGCTGCGAGGTCGAGTACGCGGGCGGCGGGGTGCTGCTGCGCCATCAGGGCGACATCGTGGCCCGCATCGAGTCGGGCGCGGTGGAGGCGCCGCCCGACCCGTCGGTCCGGCCGCACTGGCAGGTCCATTTCGCCGTACCCGAGGTGGAACCGTGCGCCCGGGCGGCGGAGCACCACGGCGGCAGCGTCCTGTACGAGGGCGAGGACGAAGCCGTGCTGCGCGATCCCGACGGCGCCCAGTTCACCGTGACCTCACGCCGGCTGCGCTGACACCTCGCCGGCCCCGGACTGTTCGGCGTGCGGGGCGCCCGCACGGGAATGCCCGGCCGCCCCCCCCGGTGCTGACATATGAAGAGGTCACCGCCCCCAAACATGTGCGGAACTGAGAGTCATGCGTACACAGGGCACTCCGCAGGTGACGGACACGGCCGTCGCGGCCGTCGACGCGCAGGGCGTCGTGACCGCGTGGAGCCGCGGCGCCCGGCTCCTCCTCGGTTACACGCCCGCAGAGGCCGTGGGGCGTCCGGCGGCGGATCTCCTCGCCGCCCGCCTGCCCGACCCGGCCAGGACGTGCGGCCTCCGGCGGCAGGCCTGGGCGGGACGGGTCGCACTCCGCGACCGCGACGGACGTCAGGTGGACGCCCATGTGCGGGCCTGCCCGCTGATGGACGCCGAACAACACGTCCAGTGGTTCCTCCAGGCCGAGCTGCCGCAGGAGGACGACGGCGCCGACCTGGTCCTGCAACGCAGCCTGCTCCCGCACCACAGGCGGGCCCAGCTCGCCGTGGAGACGGGAACCCGGTATCTGCCGGCCGGCCTCCAGGCCGGTGTGGGCGGCGACTGGTTCGACGTCATCCCGCTCTCCGGCGCCCGGGTCGCCCTGGTCGTCGGCGACGTCGTGGGCCACGGCATCCACGCCTCGGCGGCCATGGGCCGGCTGCGCACGGCCGTCCGCACCCTCGCCGACGTGGATCTCTCCCCCGACGAGCTGCTGACCCAGCTCGACGACCTCATCCTCCAAGAGACCGAAGAGGGCATCGAGTCGGCCGGCGCGGTCGGCGCCACCTGCCTCTACGCCGTCTACGACCCGGTCTCCGGGCACTGCACCATGGCCAGCGCGGGCCATCCCGCCCCAGCGCTCGTCACCCCCGACGGCAGCGCGCGCTTCCTGAGCGTGGTGCCGGGGCCGCCGCTGGGCGTGGGCGGCCTGCCGTTCGAAGCCGCCGAGACCGGAGTGCCCGAGGACAGTCTGCTCGTGCTGTTCACCGACGGCCTGGTCGAGACCCGCCACCGGGACATCGGCTCCGGGCAGCGGGCCCTGCTGGACGTCCTGTCCCGGCCCGCGCCCTCGCTGGAGGCGACCTGCGACCGCCTCGTCGAGGCGCTGCTGCCCGGCCGGCCCGACGACGACGCCGCCCTGCTCGTCGCACGCACCCACATCATGGGCGAGTCCCATGTGGCCTCGTGGAACCTGCCGGCCGATCCGGCGGTGGTCGTCGACGCACGCCGGCAGGCCGCGGGCCAGCTCACCGCCTGGGGACTGCAGGACGCCAGCGCCACCACCGAGCTGATCGTCAGCGAGCTGGTCACCAACGCCATCCGCCACGCCCGCCCGCCGATCCAGCTGCGCCTGATCCACGACGCCGCCCTGATCTGCGAGGTCTCGGACGCCAGCAGTACGACCCCGCACCTGCGCCGGGCCCGCGAACTGGACGAGGGCGGGCGCGGCCTGTACCTGGTGGGCCAGCTCGCCGAGCGCTGGGGCACCCGGCACACGCCCGACGGCAAGACCATCTGGGCCGAACAGCCACCGCCGCTGCACGAGCAGCTGCGGCCACCCCGTGCCCCGTCGGCGGGCGCCCGCGCCGCGGACGGCCGTACCCCGGCGCCGAAGAACAACCGGCGCACCGACCTCGCCGGCCCGGCCACCCGCCCCGCCGGGCCCGAGACCCGCACCCGGCACACCGGTTCCCTCGCGGGCACGGCACGTCCGCCGGCCCCACGCGACACCGGGGAACGCTGACCGCAGCCGCTGCCGGGCGGTCACGTAGTCACCCGCCCGCTGGGTACCCAGGGCACGAAGGAGGTGGCGGCCGTGGGCGCGACCTTCACACTCGGCCGGATCGCCGGCATCCGCGTCGGCATCCACTGGAGCGTGCTGATCATCTTCGCCCTGATCGCCTTCGGTCTGGCGCAGGGGCGCCTTCCCCGTGCCCACCCGGGCGAGCCGGGCTGGGCGTACTGGCTCACGGGACTGGCGACCGCCGTGGTGTTCCTGCTGTCCCTGCTGGCCCACGAGATCAGCCACATGCTGGTGGCCCGTCGCCACGGCGTCGGCGGTGACGAGATCACGCTGTGGCTGCTGGGCGGGGCGGCACGCCTGCACAGCGAGGCGCCCACCCCCGTGGCGGAACTGCGCATCGCGGGAGTCGGGCCGCTGGTCAGCCTGCTGCTGGGCGGCGTGTTCGTCCTGCTCACCTGGTGGGCCCACGCGCTGCGCGGCCCGGTGCTGCTGGTGGAGGCGCTGGGCTGGCTCGCCGGCATCAACGTCCTGCTGGCGGTGTTCAACGTGCTGCCCGCCGCGCCCCTCGACGGTGGCCGGCTGCTGCGGGCGCTGGTGTGGTGGCGCACCGGCAACCGCCTGCGGGCCACCGGGATCGCCACCGGCGCCGGACGCGTCCTGGGCTGGATCCTGGTGGCCGTCGGGCTCTACGAGGTGCTGCAGGGCGGGTTCGGGGGCGGCCTGTGGCTGATGCTGATCGGCTGGTTCATGGTGGCCATGGCGACGATGGAGGGCAGCCAGGCCGGTCTGCGCGAGCTGCTGCGCTCCGTGCCGGTCCGGCAGGCCATGACCGCGGACCCCGTGACCGTTCCGGCCGGCACGACCGTCCGGGACTTCCTCGGCGGCCCGCCGTGGCGCTACCGGCACTCCGCCTTCCCGGTCACCGACGAGACGGGCCGTCCGCTCGGGCTGGTCGGCGTGCGGAGCGCGGGACGGGTGCCGGTGGAGGACCGGGGCTCGGCCACGGTCGACACCGTGATGATCCCGGTCGGCGACATCCCGACCGCCTGCCCCGACGATCCCCTGGTCCAGCTCCTGCCGGCCCTGGACACGAGCCCGGCGCGCCGCGCGCTGGTGCTGGCGGAGGGCCGCCTCGTGGGCATCGTCAGCAGCTCGGACGTCAGCCGCGTCCTCACCTGGCTCTCCTCGGCGGCACCACCGGGCGCGGGCCTGAGAACGGCGCCCTGACCTGCGCCGGGTGAGAACGCGGCGCCGGCGGTCCGAAACCACTCGCACAAGGAGACGCACTGCCATGGCTCTGCCTGCACGACGCCCCTCCGGCAGGCTTGCCGAGCGGCCGTTCCCCGGCTGGATGAGGGACCCGCTGGCCGAGTTCCACGCCCTGGTCAACCGCATGGGGTCGCTGCTGGAGTCCACGCTCGGCAGGGTGCCCGCCACCCCGGGCGCGCCGCCCTGGACACCCGTGGCCGCGGGCATGCCCTGGTCCCCGCCGGCCGACTTCTCCGAGACGGACGACGCCTACCTGTTCGAGATCGACCTGCCCGGTGTGCAGCGGGAGGACATCGACATCGAGCTGGGCGACCGCGAGCTGATCATCAGCGGCGAGATCAGGCAACGGGAGCAGACCGGCACCATCCACCAGGCCATGAGGCGTACGGGCCGCTTCGAGTACCGGATGCCGCTGCCCGGCGAGGCCGACGGCGACCACATCGAGGCGACGCTCCGGGACGGCGTGCTGACCGTCAGGATTCCCAAGACCCGGACCGCCGGGAACCGCAGTGCCGGGATCACGTCCGGCGAGTGAGGCACAACCGTCCGGACCACACCCCGGTCGCATGAACCACCGGCTCGGTCCCATGCATCACTGGCTGCGGCTGACGCTCCTCGGCGTCGGAGCGATGAACTCGCCGCGGTTCGCCCCGGCGGGCCTGCTGCTGCGCTGCCCGGGACACCGGGTGGCCTTCGACGGCGGCCCCGGGGCCGAACCGCCGCCCGGACGCCTGGACGCGTGGCTGGTCACCGACGAGAGCTCCGAACTGCGGTCCGCCCTGCGGCAACGGGCGGCCCTGCGCGATGTCCGCGTCCGCGCGGGCGACTTCCAGGCCGGTGAGGTCGAGGTGCGCCGCTGCCCGGTGGCCCACACCTCCCACCCGGCGTACGGCTACCTCATCCGCGCCGGGGACGTGACGGCGGTGTGGGCACCGGAGTTCTGGGAGTGCCCGGCCTGGGCCGCGGGGGCGGACCTGATGTTCGCCGAGGCCGCCGCCTGGGACCGGCCCATACGGTTCCGGGGCGGTGTGGGCGGCCACGCCGGCGTGCAGGCGGTGGGGGAGTGGGCGGCACGGCACGGAGTACGACGCCTCGTCTACGCCCATATCGGCCGCCCCACCCTGCGGGCCATCGACGCCGGCCTGCGGCCACCGGCCGGGGAGTGGGGCGTCGAGGGCCGCACCTACTCCCTGCGCTTCACCCCATGTCGGCTGAAGGGGTGATTATCCGGGCCGATCGGGTGACAGTGCGGCGTGTCGCCTTCCTTTGGGCACGGTCCGTGGAAGGCATGCGAGGTCGGGCACCGTACCGGTCGCCCGCATTCCGAGCTGGACCGGCGCGGGGCGTCGTCCGCGCACTGGTCGGAAGGAGCACTCCCTGATGCACCGGACAAGGACCTCGGCCGCGCTCACCCTGACCGCGCTCTGCGGCGTCTTGCCGGCCGCCGCGCCCGCGTTCGCCGCCGGCCCGAGCACGCAGGACACGTCGTTCGTGCGCGCCGCCCACCAGGGCAACCTCGCGGAGATCGCCGCGGGCAAGGACGCCGCGAACCACGCCACCACCGCCTGTGTGCGCCAGGTCGCCGCGAAGTTCGTCACCGACCACACCAAGCTCGACTCGGACGTCCGGGCGCTGGCGCGCAAGCTGAACGTCTCGCTGCCCAGCGGCCCGAGCGCCGCGCAGCGCCGGTCGCTCGCCGCCGTACAGCGCAAGGCGGGCACCTCCGGATACGACGCGGCGTGGCTCAAGCTGCAGTCCGCCGCGCACACCGAGACGCTGGCCATGATCGACCGGGAGATCTCCAGGGGCTCCAGCTCCGCGGCCGTCGCCGCCGCCAAGGCCACGCGGCCCGTGGTCAAGATGCACCTGGCCATGGTGAGCGGCGGAACCTGCCACACGCCCGGCGCCTCCACGGCCGTGCATGCCGGCGTCGCCACGGGTGCCGCCGGCGGCGGCAGCACCATGAGCGTGGCGGCCCTCGGTGCGGGCGGTGGGCTGACCGCCGCCGCGGCGGCCTGGTACCTGCGCTCCAGGCGCCGGGCGACCGCGGGGCGCTGACCGCCCTCACCCGGTGATGCCGTGCGGGCGGCAGGCTGGGCGGGTGGTGCCCCGTCCGCACGGTGTTCACAGGGCCAGCGTGACCGCCGCGGCGGCGCCTCCCACACCGAGGGCGCAGGCGGCTTCCGCCCAGCCGCCGGTGCCCCAGGGGAGGAACCGGTCGAGCGCCAGCCGGCCGGGGCCGACCGCGGCGACGGCCAGGGCGACGACGGCGATCCCGACGCTGTACTCCACGCCACCGTCCGTCTCCCACAGGCCGTGGGCGCCGGTGACGGTCGCCATCGCGTTGATCATCACGCCGATCAGGGCGGCGGCCGCGAGCGGCGTGAGCAGCCCGACGGCCAGGCCCAGGCCACCGAGGAACTCCGACAGCCCGCCGATCACCGCGTAGACCTTCCCCGGGCGGTAACCCAGGGACTCGAATCCCCTGCCGGTGGCCGCCAGACCCCGGCCTCCGAAGAGCCCGAAGAGCTTCTGCGAGCCGTGCCCGGCCATCAGCAGCCCGAACGTCAGCCTGAGGAGCAGCAGGCCGAAGTCGCCGGCGGTCACCCGCTCCGCAGGCGCCCGCTGTGCCGGCTGCCGCGTGAAGGTCGAAGGCCCTTCCGTGTTGCGCTTCGCCATGGGAAAACTCCGGTGTGTACGCCGAAAACAGGCGTTGACGGCCGGCCTCGAAGGGCATCCGCTCACCGGCCGCCGGGAGAAACCGGCGCGTCAGCAGGGCGTCCGGCGCCCCTTCCGATACTTCCGCAGCGGCAGTGACCCCGCATGTCGGACGGCCGGCACCGCACGTCGGACGGCCGGCGGGCGAACGTGCGCTTCAGGAGGGGCCGTGTCCGTCCCGGGCGTGTGCGTGGTCGTGTCCGTGCTCCCCGTGGTCCGGTGAGCCGCCCATCATCCGCAGCATCGCCGGGCCGCCGGTGCGCAGGAACCGGACCACGATGG
This genomic interval from Streptomyces sp. NBC_00557 contains the following:
- a CDS encoding AAA family ATPase, with translation MATGVDLAVLVGLQASGKSTFYERCLSDRYALVSKDLFPRGARNRQQRQMRLVAEHLAVGRPVAVDNTNPSPAEWGPLVEAAHAHGATATAYWFPPDVTGSLRRNAAREGRERVPDVGVLATLKRLREPTAADGFDAVREVRFDGRGGFEVRR
- a CDS encoding antibiotic biosynthesis monooxygenase, giving the protein MEEHFVWVTTRRIRPGTLEDFEKAWRPGAHPQGMRRAYAYWSEDGQEITGVSFWDSQESCDAWRASEPEEQRRAAMAPYVVEEREGFYRGRELAVPGSSG
- a CDS encoding VOC family protein yields the protein MNQDTTHSPDAADLVSTPSVFGAPCWVSLGSRALEVTQDFYGAVMGWRWRPARLGDRFRTALAGDVPVAGIAEVAGMWQMAVAWTPYFAVTNADQAVSRVRERSGTVAVGPISFPPGRAALVADRDGATFGVWQGRLVTEWEAWRQAGSTFITLHTRDAFDAAIFYGQVLDWASGIPGCCEVEYAGGGVLLRHQGDIVARIESGAVEAPPDPSVRPHWQVHFAVPEVEPCARAAEHHGGSVLYEGEDEAVLRDPDGAQFTVTSRRLR
- a CDS encoding site-2 protease family protein, coding for MGATFTLGRIAGIRVGIHWSVLIIFALIAFGLAQGRLPRAHPGEPGWAYWLTGLATAVVFLLSLLAHEISHMLVARRHGVGGDEITLWLLGGAARLHSEAPTPVAELRIAGVGPLVSLLLGGVFVLLTWWAHALRGPVLLVEALGWLAGINVLLAVFNVLPAAPLDGGRLLRALVWWRTGNRLRATGIATGAGRVLGWILVAVGLYEVLQGGFGGGLWLMLIGWFMVAMATMEGSQAGLRELLRSVPVRQAMTADPVTVPAGTTVRDFLGGPPWRYRHSAFPVTDETGRPLGLVGVRSAGRVPVEDRGSATVDTVMIPVGDIPTACPDDPLVQLLPALDTSPARRALVLAEGRLVGIVSSSDVSRVLTWLSSAAPPGAGLRTAP
- a CDS encoding Hsp20/alpha crystallin family protein, whose product is MALPARRPSGRLAERPFPGWMRDPLAEFHALVNRMGSLLESTLGRVPATPGAPPWTPVAAGMPWSPPADFSETDDAYLFEIDLPGVQREDIDIELGDRELIISGEIRQREQTGTIHQAMRRTGRFEYRMPLPGEADGDHIEATLRDGVLTVRIPKTRTAGNRSAGITSGE
- a CDS encoding MBL fold metallo-hydrolase is translated as MHHWLRLTLLGVGAMNSPRFAPAGLLLRCPGHRVAFDGGPGAEPPPGRLDAWLVTDESSELRSALRQRAALRDVRVRAGDFQAGEVEVRRCPVAHTSHPAYGYLIRAGDVTAVWAPEFWECPAWAAGADLMFAEAAAWDRPIRFRGGVGGHAGVQAVGEWAARHGVRRLVYAHIGRPTLRAIDAGLRPPAGEWGVEGRTYSLRFTPCRLKG
- a CDS encoding DUF4142 domain-containing protein — encoded protein: MHRTRTSAALTLTALCGVLPAAAPAFAAGPSTQDTSFVRAAHQGNLAEIAAGKDAANHATTACVRQVAAKFVTDHTKLDSDVRALARKLNVSLPSGPSAAQRRSLAAVQRKAGTSGYDAAWLKLQSAAHTETLAMIDREISRGSSSAAVAAAKATRPVVKMHLAMVSGGTCHTPGASTAVHAGVATGAAGGGSTMSVAALGAGGGLTAAAAAWYLRSRRRATAGR
- a CDS encoding DoxX family membrane protein; the protein is MAKRNTEGPSTFTRQPAQRAPAERVTAGDFGLLLLRLTFGLLMAGHGSQKLFGLFGGRGLAATGRGFESLGYRPGKVYAVIGGLSEFLGGLGLAVGLLTPLAAAALIGVMINAMATVTGAHGLWETDGGVEYSVGIAVVALAVAAVGPGRLALDRFLPWGTGGWAEAACALGVGGAAAAVTLAL